From the genome of Leifsonia sp. 1010:
TCCACCGCGACATCAAGCCCGCGAACGTGCTCACCAACGCGCTCGGCTGGCCGGCGCTGACCGACTTCGGCATCGCCTCCGCGCTCGAGGAGCTGCCGGTGCACACGACGACGCTGTCCGAATTGCGCAGCTCGCCGTCGGACACCGCGACCTCCGGCAGCCGCAGCGTCGGTCTCAGCGTGCCCTGGTCGCCGCCCGAGATGTTCTCCGACGACCCGGATCCGGATGTGCGCAGCGACATCTTCTCGCTCGCCGCGACCGTGCACACGCTCCTCGCCGGGCGGACGCCGTTCGAGGTCCCCGGACGCTCGAACGGCACCCTCGACCTGATGGGACGCATCGAGCGCGGGATGATCACGCCGCTCGACCGGCCGGATGTTCCGGCGTCGCTGGCCTCCGTCCTGCGGCGGGGCATGGCCACCCGCCGTGAGGACCGCTACCAGACCGCCGTCGACTTCGCCCGGGCTCTGCAGCGCGTCGAGCTGGAGCTGGGCCTCGCGCCGACCAGCATCGACGTGCCGAACCTCAGCGTGGGGGATGCGCGCCCCGGCCCGTCGTCGGACGGCGGGGAGCAGGAGACCCGCGCGCGGTCGGTGGCCACGATCCGGGCGCAGCAGCCGGCGCCCGCGCCGACTGCGGTCGACGCGCGGTCCGCCGAGCGACAGGCCGCCCCTGCCGTGCCCGCGGCGCCTGAGCCCGAGGCCACCCGCGTCCGCGGCGTCGTGCCCATCTCCGCACAGCCGCCCGCGCGCTCCGCCACGACCGACGAGCACCCGTCGGCCGAGCCGGTGCAGGACCACACCATCCTCCGCTCACGCCCTTCGGCCGAAGAGGGCGACGGGACGCCGCGGGACGGTGCGGACGACGCATCCGGCCCGGACGCACCGGCCCCTGTGCGCGACCCGCGACGACGCCTCCTCACCTGGATCGGCGTCGGCGCCGCGGCCGTGGTCGTCCTGGCGGTCGCGGCGGCCGTCGTGGCCAACCTCGTCGCCGCTCCCTCCACATCCACCGGCCCGGGCGCCCAGCCGAGCGACGGCGGCAGCATCGCCGTCACGGTCGTGCCGCTGCCGGTGCTGGTCTCCGCCGTCCGCGCCCCGGACGGCGCCAGCGCGACCTTCACGTGGAAGACGGCGGACGCCCAGAAGGGCGACCAGTTCACGTGGCAGCAGGAGGGCACGACCAACGGTCCCTCCGTCACGGCCGAGCGAAAGGTCACCCTCGCGAACCTCACACCGGGCGTCCCGGTCTGCATCGACGTCGCGACGGTCCGCGCCGGCCGCACCTCCGAGCAGCTGAAGGCGTGCGCGCCGTGACCGCCGCGAAGCCGCTCACGGTCGAGTTCTGCGGCGAGCTCTACAGCGTCGAGCCGGGCAGCGAGTTCGGCATCGGGCGCGAGGCCGAGCTCACCATCGACGACAACCCGTACCTGCATCGCCGCTTCCTCACGGTCGGGCACGACTACGGGATGTGGTGGCTGAGCAACGTGGGCACCCTGCTGACCGCGACGGTCACCGATGCGACCGGCACGATGCAGGCGTGGCTCGCGCCGGGCGCGAAGCTGCCGATCGTCTTCCAGACGATGCACGTCATGTTCAGCGCGGGCGCGACGACGTACGACTTCACCATCTCGAGCGACGAGGACTACTTCAATACCGCGGTCCAGGTGGATGCGGCGGGCGGCTCCACCACGGTCCTCCCGGTGACGCTCACCACCAGCCAGCGCCAGCTGATCGTCGCCCTCGCCGAGGGGGTGCTGACGCAGACCGTTCCCGGCCGCGGCACCATCCCGACCTCCGCCGAGGCCGCCGAGCGCCTGGGCTGGAGTATGACGACCTTCAACCGCAAGCTCGACAACGTCTGCGACAAGCTCGACAAGCTGGGCGTCGCCGGGCTGCGCGGCGGCCGCGGGAAGCTGGCGACGAACCGCCGGGCCCGGCTCGTCGAGTATGCGGTGACGACCCGTCTCGTCGGCGTCGAAGACCTCCCGCTGCTCGACCGGCACGACGACACCGATGCCGACGCCGCACTTGACCGGACGCCCTCCGGGGAGGACGGTGGCACGGACGACTGAGGCGCTTCCCGCGTGGCCCGGCGGGATCGAACCGGCCTGATGGGGAGTGCTCCCCATACCGGACGCGTCGGGGGGTCGTGTTAGCGTAGACGCGTTTTCCGGCCCGAGGGATTGCAGAGTCTTGGTTTCAGTGAGTGCGTGGTTCCGGCAGCGGAAGACCGCCGCCGTGATCACCGCACTCGCGGTCGTCGCGGGGGTCCCGCTGACGATCGCCGTCCTCCACAAGGGCTTCCCCGTCAACGCGGTCGAGCTCGACACCCGCGACGTCTGGGTCACCAACGGCGAGAAGCTGCTCGGCGGTCGGCTCAACCACCAGATCGACGAGCTGGATGCCGCGGTCACGGGCGCGAGCGCCGATCTGGACGTCCTGCAGGACGGATCCGCGTACTTCCTCACCGACCTCCCCCACGGAACCGTGGACAGGATCGACCCGGCCTTCGTCTCGCTCGGGGGACGCATCCAGGTTCCGGAGGACTCGCAGGTCGGCTACGGCGGGACGACGCTCTCCGTGCTCGCGCCGAACGGCAACCTCTGGGTGCTGGATGCGTCGGGCCGCCTCGACTTCGACAAGACCAAGACCAAGCCGGTCGTGAAGGCGGGAGCCGGCGCGAAGCTCGCCGTCGCGAAGTCGGGCACGACGTTCGTGGTCGCGCCGAAGGGCAAGCGGCTGATCACGGTCGACGGGCCCGGCGCGAAGCCGGAGACCCGCGACTTCGCGGTGCCCGGCGCGTTCCAGGTGAGCGCCGTGGGCGACCAGGCGGTCGTGCTCGACACGCAGCGCAACCGGATGATCACCGGTGGCGGCACGACGGTCGACCTTCCCGCCAAGGGACTCCGGTTGCAGCAGCCCGGGCCCGACGACCGGGCCGCCGTCGTCGCCACGGCGAACAGCCTCCTGAGCGTCCCGCTCGGCGGCGGGACCGTAACCGCGAGCCCGGCCGGCGCGACCTCGAAGGGCGGCGCTGACGCGGTGTCGGCCCCCGTGCGTCTCGGCGCCTGCTCGTACGGCGCGTGGTCCGGCTCCGGCCGCTACCTCTACGCGTGCGACGGCAAGAAACCGGTCGGCATCGACATCGACCAGCCGGTCGCGGGCGACGACCTCGAGTTCCGTGTCAACCACGGCGTCATCGCGCTGAACAACCTGCGCGACGGCAACGCGTGGGTCGTCTCCTCCAACATGCGTCTGGTGCAGAACTGGGCGCAGCTGAAGCCGAACGACACCACCGTGCAGGGCGAGACCGGCGAGGAGAAGCCGGTCGTGCAGTCCTTCGCCGACACCCTGGCGCAGCGGACCGATCAGAACCGGCCGCCGATCGCCGTGAACGACACCTATGGCGTGCGCCCGGGCCGATCCACAGTGCTCCACGTGCTCACGAACGACACGGATCCGGACGGCGACGTCCTGACGATCTCGGACGTGTCGGCGATCCCGGTGGATCAGGGCGTGCTGCAGCTCGTCGAGGGCGGCCGCGCCATCCAGTTCACGCCGAAGGACGGCCTGAGCGGCACGATCTCGTTCCGCTACTCGGTCGACGATGGCCGCGGCGGAACGTCATCCGCCCAGGTGGATGCGACGCTCAAGCAGCCCGCCGTGAACGAGGCTCCCGCATCCACCCGGTCGAGCACGGCCCAGACCGAGGTCGGCCAGTCGGTCACCTATAACGTGCTGAACGACTGGACGGATCCGGACGGCGACGACCTCAGCCTGGTCGCCGCCTCCGCGACCACCGAGGACGACGTGCGGTTCAAGCCCAACGGCGACGTCACCTTCACCAGCAAGACCGGGCAGGCGGGCTCCAAGGAGGTGCGCGTCACCATCTCCGACGGCCGCGCCTCGGCGACGGGCAGCCTGATCGTGACGGTGAAACCCGCGGGGACGCTCGACCCGGTCGCCGTGACGGACTTCGCCGACGGGTTCACCGGTCGTCCGGTGGTGCTGCATCCCCTCGACAACGACCAGTCGCCGTCGGGTGAGCCCCTGTCGCTGGTCGGCGCGGGCCTCGACGGCGGGAGCGGCGCCCAGGTCACCGCGGACAGCTCGCGGGGCACGATCACCGTCCGCAGCAACGCGCCGGGGGAGTACTACCTCGTCTACACGCTCGGAGCCGGGCCCAAGACGACGACGGGGCTCGCGCGCGTCGACATCGCGCCGCAGGGTGCGAGCGAGGCTCCGCCGATCGCCGTGACCGACAAGGCCTACGTCCGGCCCGGAGAGCCCACCTCCGTCGCCGTCCTCGAGAACGACGTCTCGCCGTCCGGCCGCGTGCTCGCCGTGCGATCCGTGTCGGTCGGCAAGGGCGCCGAGGACCTCAATGTGGAGGTGCTCGACAACGCCGTGGTCAAGGTCACGGCGCCGACCGTGCTCACCCAGCAGGTGCAGCTCTCCTACGTCGTCTCGGACGGGATCAACGAGGCGACCGCCGGCATCACCGTCGTCCCCGTCCCTCCGCTGGTGCAGCACCAGCCGCCGGTCGCCGTCGACGACCAGGTGCCGGTCCGAGCAGGCGATGTCGCGACCGTGGCCGTGATGGAGAACGACTACTCGCCCGACAACGCCCCCTTCACCCTCGACACGCAGCTGCGCGACGAAAGCGGTGCCGGCCAGGGCGCGACCGCCTTCGTCAGCGGCGAGTCCGTCCGCTACCAGGCGCCGACGACGCCCGGCCAGTACAACGTGGTCTACGGGATCACCGACAAGTACGGCCAGAAGGCGCAGGCGACCGTGACCTTCGTCGTCGGCGCCCCGGAGAGGGGCTCCGACCGTGCGCCGCAGCCGCAGCCGCTCACCGTGCGTGCCTTCGCCGGCTCGTCCGTGCCGGTGGAGGTCCCGCTCGACGGCATCGACCCGGACGGCGACTCGGTCTCGCTCTCGGGACTCGCGACGCAGCCGACGCTCGGCCGGATCTCCGACTCCACCAGCCGATCCTTCACCTATGAGGCGTATCCCGACTCGGCCGGGACCGACACGTTCACGTATCAGGTGAAAGACACGTACGGGAAGACGGCGACAGGCACGGTGTCGATCGCCGTCATCCCGCGCCCGAGCCAGGTGCGGCCGCCGATCGCGGTCAACGATCCGGTGCAGGTGAAGCCGGGCCGGACCATCGCGGTACCCGTACTCGACAACGACTCCGACCCGAACGGGTACGCGATCGCGCTGCAGAAGAAGCTGCTGCAGGTGGACGAGGGCCTCAAGGCGTCCGTGCACGGCAAGATCGTGCTCGTCACGGCTCCGAAGGACGAAGGCTCGTTCGTCGTGCGCTATCAGATCACCAACGGGCAGGGCGGCGTCGCCAGCGCGTTCATCCAGGTCACCGTGACCCCGAACGCCAAGGATGTGCCGCCGACCGCGGTGGACCACGTCCTGGAGCCGGACGAGGTGGCGAACAAGCAGAGCGTCAAGGTGAACGCGCTCCAGGGCGCGACCAACCCGTCCGGACTCGTGGACGACCTGAAGGTCGAGGTCACCGGGCCGAACGCCTCCGCCGCCGACGTCGGCCAGGACGGCTCCATCACCGTGAAGCCCGGCGAGCAGCGGATCGCGATCGCCTACACGCTGACCGACACGGTGACCGGGCTGAAGGGCACCGCGTTCATCGTGGTCCCGCCGAAGGGCGACGCGACGGCCCCGCCGCGGGTCAGGGACGGCCTGCCGCAGCAGATCGTGCAGGCCGACGGGTCGAAGAGCTGGAAGCTGTCCGACATCCTCACCGTCCCGTCCGGCCGCGACTACAAGCTCACCGGCGCTTCCGGCGTCAGCGCCACCAACAGCTCGGGCGGATCGTCGTACGGCGACGAGCAGACGCTGACCTTCACGGCGGCGAAGGGATACCGGGGACCGGCGGCGCTCACCTTCAAGGTGAACGACGGACGGGAGGCCGGCCAGAGTTCGGACCGCATCACCACGCTGGTCCTTCCGATCACGGTCGGGGAACCGGACCAGTCCGACGTCGCGCCGACGTTCACCTCGCCCAGCGAGAAGATCGAGCCGGGGGAGGCGCCGCTGTCGGTCGACCTGCGGGCGTCGAGCTTCCACCCGAACCCCGAGATCCTCAACAAGCTGACGTACTCGGGCGGCACGTCGTCCAACTCGAAGATCCAGTCGGCCTTGAGCGGGTCGACGCTGACCCTGTCGGCGCCGCTAGGCGTGCAGGCAGGGGAGACGGCGACGGTCGCGGTGACGATCAGCTCGGGGACGCACACGATCTCCGGCACGGTGAACGTGCAGGTGGTGAGCTCGAGCAGGCTGGTCGCCACGCAGAAGAACCCGCCGCAGACGGCCGAGGTCAAGCGCGGGGACACCGCGACGGTCACGGGCGCGTCGAGCGACGCCCAGTGGGTCAACCCGTTCCCGGGGCAGCCGCTGACGATCACCGACGCGACAGCGCAGAGTGCGCCGGCCGGGGTGACGGTCACGCACACCGGGTCCTCGATCAGCGTCAGCGCGTCCTCCGGGGCCGCGATCGGTGCGGTGAACGTGGTCTACCACGTCGAGGATGCGACCAAGGACCCGAAGCGCACCGCGTCGGCCATCGGGCAGCTGCGCGTGACCATCCACGACGTCCCGTCGAAGCCCAGTGCGCCCTCGAACCCGCGCGCGAGCGACGGGAAGGTCACCGTATCCATCAAGGCGCCGGCCGACAACGGGAAGCCGATCACGCAGTACGAGGTGACGGACGGCGCCGGGCACACAATGACCACGGCCTCCGTCGGGGATGTGACCATCGGCGGCCTGACGAACGGCAAGTCGTACTCGTTCACCGTGCGGGCGCAGAACGCGGACGGATGGAGTGACGAGTCGGCCGGAAGCACGCCGGTCACCCCGTACGGCAATCCGACGAAGGTGGGCGGACTCTCTATTAAGAGCAGCGGGAACGCCCCGAGCGACCTGACGATGAGCTGGAACGCGCTCTCGGACCCGAACGGGACGGGTGGCGGCCAGGCGACGTACCACTACCGTCTCAGCGGCGGGTCGTGGCAGACGACGACCAGTACGAGTGCCAAGGCGAACAACAAGGGCGCGGGGACGTACTCCTTCGAGATCTATGCGTCGAACCCGGGCGGCAAGGAGGGGCCGCACGCGACCTCCGGCAGCGTCGAGGTCAAGGATCCGCCGCCGCCGGCTCCCTCGATCGACCTGAAGAAGGGCGACCTCAAGCCTGGATTCGTCCACAGCTACACGTACGACGTGACTCTCCACAATTTCCCCGCGAACCGCACGTTCAGCATGCAGGTGCACTGCAATGGAGGGACGTTGTCGACGCGGTCGATCTCGACCGACGGGAGCGGCTACGGCCACTACCACGGCAACGCCGGAAGCGACATCGAGCCGTGGTGCGGCTATCCGGGAGCGTACGTGGTCGTGAACGGCGAGCAGAGCAGTGTTCAGGACTGGTCCAAGTAAGGAGATGCAGCAGTGGCAGTGACACAGGAGCAGGCGGACTGGTTCGCCGGGGCGTTCACGCAGTTGGTGGCGAACGTCGATAAGGCGATCCTCGGCAAGGAACACAGCATCCGCCTGGTGATCACGGCCATGCTCTCCGGCGGCCACGTGCTGCTCGAAGACGTGCCGGGTACCGGCAAGACGGTGCTCGCCAAAGCGCTCGCCAACACGGTCGAGGGCACGCAGTCGCGCATCCAGTTCACCCCGGACCTGCTGCCGTCCGACGTCACGGGCGTCACGATCTACGACCAGTCCAGCGGCCGGTTCGAGTTCCATCCCGGACCGATCTTCGCGTCGGTGGTGCTCGCAGACGAGATCAACCGGGCGAGCCCGAAGACGCAGTCCGCGCTGCTCGAGGTGATGGAGGAGGGCGTCGTGACGGTGGACGGCGTCGGCCATCCCGTCGGCGCGCCGTTCATCGTGATCGCGACGCAGAACCCGGTCGAGCAGGCTGGAACGTACTCGCTGCCCGAGGCGCAGCTCGACCGCTTCCTGATCAAGACCTCGCTCGGCTACCCGGACCACGCGACGACCGTCGACCTGCTGCTCGACTCGTCGAACCGCTCCCGCGCGTCGGCCGTGCGACCGATCATCGCGTCCGACTCCGTCACGACGCTCGCCCAGCTGGC
Proteins encoded in this window:
- a CDS encoding protein kinase domain-containing protein; translation: MASQPPELDGFHFIRLLGSGGFSDVFLYEQQLPKRSVAVKVLLTDGVDESARARFVAEANVMARLSAHPYIVTIFHAGVAGDDRPFLVMEYCSGPSLADRLKRERIGVEDALRTGVRLSSAVATAHAAGILHRDIKPANVLTNALGWPALTDFGIASALEELPVHTTTLSELRSSPSDTATSGSRSVGLSVPWSPPEMFSDDPDPDVRSDIFSLAATVHTLLAGRTPFEVPGRSNGTLDLMGRIERGMITPLDRPDVPASLASVLRRGMATRREDRYQTAVDFARALQRVELELGLAPTSIDVPNLSVGDARPGPSSDGGEQETRARSVATIRAQQPAPAPTAVDARSAERQAAPAVPAAPEPEATRVRGVVPISAQPPARSATTDEHPSAEPVQDHTILRSRPSAEEGDGTPRDGADDASGPDAPAPVRDPRRRLLTWIGVGAAAVVVLAVAAAVVANLVAAPSTSTGPGAQPSDGGSIAVTVVPLPVLVSAVRAPDGASATFTWKTADAQKGDQFTWQQEGTTNGPSVTAERKVTLANLTPGVPVCIDVATVRAGRTSEQLKACAP
- a CDS encoding Ig-like domain-containing protein, with the protein product MSAWFRQRKTAAVITALAVVAGVPLTIAVLHKGFPVNAVELDTRDVWVTNGEKLLGGRLNHQIDELDAAVTGASADLDVLQDGSAYFLTDLPHGTVDRIDPAFVSLGGRIQVPEDSQVGYGGTTLSVLAPNGNLWVLDASGRLDFDKTKTKPVVKAGAGAKLAVAKSGTTFVVAPKGKRLITVDGPGAKPETRDFAVPGAFQVSAVGDQAVVLDTQRNRMITGGGTTVDLPAKGLRLQQPGPDDRAAVVATANSLLSVPLGGGTVTASPAGATSKGGADAVSAPVRLGACSYGAWSGSGRYLYACDGKKPVGIDIDQPVAGDDLEFRVNHGVIALNNLRDGNAWVVSSNMRLVQNWAQLKPNDTTVQGETGEEKPVVQSFADTLAQRTDQNRPPIAVNDTYGVRPGRSTVLHVLTNDTDPDGDVLTISDVSAIPVDQGVLQLVEGGRAIQFTPKDGLSGTISFRYSVDDGRGGTSSAQVDATLKQPAVNEAPASTRSSTAQTEVGQSVTYNVLNDWTDPDGDDLSLVAASATTEDDVRFKPNGDVTFTSKTGQAGSKEVRVTISDGRASATGSLIVTVKPAGTLDPVAVTDFADGFTGRPVVLHPLDNDQSPSGEPLSLVGAGLDGGSGAQVTADSSRGTITVRSNAPGEYYLVYTLGAGPKTTTGLARVDIAPQGASEAPPIAVTDKAYVRPGEPTSVAVLENDVSPSGRVLAVRSVSVGKGAEDLNVEVLDNAVVKVTAPTVLTQQVQLSYVVSDGINEATAGITVVPVPPLVQHQPPVAVDDQVPVRAGDVATVAVMENDYSPDNAPFTLDTQLRDESGAGQGATAFVSGESVRYQAPTTPGQYNVVYGITDKYGQKAQATVTFVVGAPERGSDRAPQPQPLTVRAFAGSSVPVEVPLDGIDPDGDSVSLSGLATQPTLGRISDSTSRSFTYEAYPDSAGTDTFTYQVKDTYGKTATGTVSIAVIPRPSQVRPPIAVNDPVQVKPGRTIAVPVLDNDSDPNGYAIALQKKLLQVDEGLKASVHGKIVLVTAPKDEGSFVVRYQITNGQGGVASAFIQVTVTPNAKDVPPTAVDHVLEPDEVANKQSVKVNALQGATNPSGLVDDLKVEVTGPNASAADVGQDGSITVKPGEQRIAIAYTLTDTVTGLKGTAFIVVPPKGDATAPPRVRDGLPQQIVQADGSKSWKLSDILTVPSGRDYKLTGASGVSATNSSGGSSYGDEQTLTFTAAKGYRGPAALTFKVNDGREAGQSSDRITTLVLPITVGEPDQSDVAPTFTSPSEKIEPGEAPLSVDLRASSFHPNPEILNKLTYSGGTSSNSKIQSALSGSTLTLSAPLGVQAGETATVAVTISSGTHTISGTVNVQVVSSSRLVATQKNPPQTAEVKRGDTATVTGASSDAQWVNPFPGQPLTITDATAQSAPAGVTVTHTGSSISVSASSGAAIGAVNVVYHVEDATKDPKRTASAIGQLRVTIHDVPSKPSAPSNPRASDGKVTVSIKAPADNGKPITQYEVTDGAGHTMTTASVGDVTIGGLTNGKSYSFTVRAQNADGWSDESAGSTPVTPYGNPTKVGGLSIKSSGNAPSDLTMSWNALSDPNGTGGGQATYHYRLSGGSWQTTTSTSAKANNKGAGTYSFEIYASNPGGKEGPHATSGSVEVKDPPPPAPSIDLKKGDLKPGFVHSYTYDVTLHNFPANRTFSMQVHCNGGTLSTRSISTDGSGYGHYHGNAGSDIEPWCGYPGAYVVVNGEQSSVQDWSK
- a CDS encoding AAA family ATPase gives rise to the protein MTQEQADWFAGAFTQLVANVDKAILGKEHSIRLVITAMLSGGHVLLEDVPGTGKTVLAKALANTVEGTQSRIQFTPDLLPSDVTGVTIYDQSSGRFEFHPGPIFASVVLADEINRASPKTQSALLEVMEEGVVTVDGVGHPVGAPFIVIATQNPVEQAGTYSLPEAQLDRFLIKTSLGYPDHATTVDLLLDSSNRSRASAVRPIIASDSVTTLAQLASEVHTDASVMGYLSEIVTATRDDKDAALGVSIRGALALARAAKTWAISAGRTFVTPDDIRDLAQPVLAHRVIVDPESEFAGVTAADIVERAVASATPPAYRAA